Proteins encoded in a region of the Neodiprion lecontei isolate iyNeoLeco1 chromosome 5, iyNeoLeco1.1, whole genome shotgun sequence genome:
- the LOC107225578 gene encoding uncharacterized protein F54H12.2-like gives MVFLHAHSVECMKSELDLCSVPRTQTSIEAGQWVHYKPVSSLTDDSPIKFVVPGNGDEYIDLAYTMLSVRVKLQPPTPAPRAGEGNAATPHATPVNNLLHSMFNQVDIFFNQKLVSPANNSYAYRAYKETLLNYTPPSKKSHLSSALWYDSEDGVSNVYDADTVGANRGFIDRKRIMSNARTVDLIGHLHCDVFNKDKFSLNGVELRLRLVRSRDSFCIMEAENRHKLHILETSLLVRRMKIGPGILLAHARTLAKGTAKYPVTRVEVKSFTIHAGVQAETLDNVILGKLLKRVIIGFVSNKAFNGDIQRNPFNFQNYSLNFLSLYVDGVQVPTKPLQMSFGKDDLYVDAYHTLFSGTGIHFLNEGNGIDRQQFAKGNCPSAFDLTPDLSANCTSHWLLIKHGTLRVEVRFDGALKETVNCLVYAEFDILIEVNAARQVITDFSG, from the coding sequence ATGGTCTTCCTGCACGCGCACTCGGTTGAGTGTATGAAGTCGGAACTGGATTTGTGTTCTGTACCACGAACGCAGACGTCTATTGAGGCTGGTCAATGGGTACACTACAAGCCCGTATCATCTCTAACCGACGATTCCCCGATTAAATTTGTTGTACCTGGAAACGGTGATGAGTATATTGACTTGGCATACACTATGCTTAGCGTACGAGTGAAGCTACAACCGCCTACTCCTGCCCCACGGGCAGGCGAAGGCAACGCGGCTACTCCGCATGCCACTCCGGTAAACAATCTGCTTCACTCGATGTTCAATCAAGTCGATATATTCTTCAATCAAAAACTAGTCTCACCAGCCAACAACTCTTACGCCTATCGAGCATATAAAGAGACTCTACTGAATTACACACCGCCCTCCAAAAAATCCCATCTTTCTTCGGCTCTATGGTACGACAGCGAGGATGGAGTATCAAATGTATACGACGCCGACACCGTCGGTGCTAACCGAGGTTTCATCGATCGCAAACGGATCATGAGCAATGCACGTACCGTTGATCTGATTGGACATCTGCACTGTGACGTATTTAATaaagacaaattttcactcaaCGGTGTGGAACTGCGTCTTCGACTTGTGAGATCAAGAGACAGTTTTTGCATCATGGAAGCCGAAAATCGCCACAAGCTGCACATACTGGAAACTTCACTGCTCGTTCGCCGAATGAAGATTGGCCCTGGAATCTTGCTGGCGCATGCACGGACGCTAGCCAAAGGTACCGCAAAATATCCCGTCACCAGAGTCGAGGTGAAATCTTTCACCATACACGCAGGAGTACAGGCAGAAACACTGGACAATGTCATACTTGGAAAACTACTGAAACGAGTGATAATCGGTTTTGTCAGCAATAAAGCCTTCAACGGCGACATACAGCGCAAtccgtttaattttcaaaactactCTTTGAATTTCCTGTCGTTGTACGTCGACGGGGTGCAAGTCCCAACGAAGCCGCTACAGATGAGTTTTGGCAAAGACGATCTCTACGTGGACGCTTATCACACCCTCTTCTCCGGTACGGGGATTCATTTTCTGAACGAAGGAAACGGTATCGACCGGCAGCAGTTTGCTAAAGGAAATTGTCCATCGGCTTTTGACCTAACCCCCGATCTCTCGGCCAACTGTACATCGCACTGGTTGCTCATCAAACATGGAACTCTCAGGGTCGAAGTGCGGTTCGATGGTGCCCTCAAAGAAACTGTGAATTGCCTAGTGTACGCTGAATTTGATATTCTTATTGAAGTTAATGCTGCACGTCAGGTCATTACAGATTTTTCGGGCTAA
- the LOC124294401 gene encoding uncharacterized protein LOC124294401: protein MTTLLEETYYNPSHTAVYAGARILEDVARENNSRDSVRKWLAAQDAYTLHKPVHRKFPRARYNVSNIDDVWEADLADLSSMKSRNNGFRSLLVVIDVLSKYAWVVPLKRKTAATVAEGFEQVLHTTPRRPDLLQTDKGKEFVGSAFQKILRDHEIRYRVTRNPDVKAAIVERFNRTLKERL from the coding sequence atgacgacTCTTCTTGAAGAAACGTATTACAATCCCTCGCATACTGCCGTTTACGCGGGAGCACGAATTCTGGAAGATGTTGCACGCGAAAACAACTCTCGCGATTCGGTGAGAAAATGGCTGGCAGCTCAGGATGCCTACACCTTACACAAGCCCGTGCACAGGAAATTTCCGAGAGCAAGGTACAACGTTTCCAACATAGACGACGTATGGGAAGCTGACCTGGCTGACCTGAGTTCCATGAAGAGCCGCAACAACGGTTTTCGCTCTCTCCTGGTGGTCATCGATGTATTGAGCAAGTACGCATGGGTGGTCCCGCTGAAACGAAAGACAGCCGCAACCGTTGCTGAAGGTTTCGAGCAAGTGTTACACACTACACCGCGCAGACCCGACCTACTGCAAACGGACAAAGGTAAAGAATTTGTCGGGAGTGCTTTTCAGAAGATACTTCGCGACCATGAAATACGATATCGTGTTACTCGTAATCCCGACGTGAAAGCAGCTATCGTGGAGCGATTCAACCGTACACTCAAAGAACGCCTGTAG
- the LOC107225566 gene encoding uncharacterized protein LOC107225566 yields MREYVATHPLTAGTATSEALNSRDAFYGNRTGNASRYYEVKTDATGNAYEEIRYVDFCSLYQFICKNESGDECKLLTGSSGCDILRVEGLIKCRVLPPRNLHHPVLQVHLHDKLMFALCRSCCRSLNQDECRYDNEAAREFEGTWVSIELKKAVEMGYKIRSIREMWSYTVTSFDPTTRQDGHFAGYIDTSLKIKQEGSSWPAECEDEPARMRYLDEYERVEGIRLDRNRIAKNPGMQSVFKLCLNSFWGKFGQRENLVKTEVIKTRQQLLELLTNPEVEVSGLLPVNDEVLYMRWSHAQHSVEPSALANVVIALYTTAQARLKLFSFLEKLDRRVLYYDTDSVMYTRNLRRPNEYEPATGNFLADLTDKLASYGRGTLIRAFVSGEPKFYAFIIKRPNGEEVEICKVKGISLNHTTSSKINFKANKRMVVEAAAPIPLEYRAIRPTELHAVVTRSERKTCKPVYVKRHCCVTSFDTLPYGYHTG; encoded by the coding sequence ATGAGGGAGTACGTGGCAACACATCCGCTGACCGCTGGCACTGCCACGAGTGAAGCACTCAATTCGCGTGATGCGTTCTACGGTAATCGAACAGGGAACGCTTCCCGATACTACGAGGTGAAAACAGATGCAACGGGCAACGCGTACGAGGAAATACGATACGTCGATTTTTGCTCGTTGTATCAGTTCATCTGTAAGAATGAAAGTGGAGATGAGTGTAAGCTCTTGACAGGGTCAAGCGGTTGCGACATCTTGCGAGTTGAGGGGCTCATCAAGTGCCGAGTTTTACCGCCTCGCAATCTTCATCACCCTGTTTTGCAGGTGCACTTGCATGACAAACTCATGTTTGCCTTGTGCCGCTCATGTTGTCGGAGTTTGAACCAGGACGAGTGTAGATATGATAACGAGGCTGCGCGAGAATTTGAGGGCACGTGGGTGTcgatcgaattaaaaaaagccGTGGAGATGGGATACAAGATCAGGAGCATACGCGAGATGTGGTCGTATACGGTGACATCGTTTGACCCGACTACTCGTCAAGATGGGCATTTCGCCGGCTATATCGACACCTCCCTCAAGATTAAGCAAGAGGGAAGCAGCTGGCCTGCTGAATGCGAGGACGAGCCGGCTCGAATGCGCTACCTTGATGAGTACGAGCGGGTCGAGGGTATACGGCTAGATCGCAACCGTATTGCTAAGAATCCCGGCATGCAatcagttttcaaattatgcTTAAATTCGTTTTGGGGCAAGTTCGGGCAACGCGAGAATCTGGTAAAAACAGAGGTTATAAAGACGCGTCAGCAGCTGCTCGAGCTTTTGACCAACCCTGAAGTTGAGGTGTCCGGTTTGCTGCCCGTGAACGACGAAGTGTTGTACATGCGTTGGTCACACGCGCAACACAGCGTTGAACCGTCAGCGCTTGCAAACGTCGTAATTGCCTTGTACACCACTGCCCAGGCTCGGCTGAAGCTCTTCTCGTTTCTTGAGAAGCTGGATCGGCGCGTGCTCTATTACGACACCGATTCAGTGATGTATACCCGAAACCTCCGAAGGCCGAACGAGTATGAACCTGCCACGGGAAACTTTCTTGCCGACCTGACGGACAAGTTGGCGTCTTATGGCCGTGGGACTTTAATACGCGCTTTCGTCTCGGGAGAGCCAAAATTCTATGCTTTCATCATTAAACGTCCGAATGGTGAAGAGGTGGAAATTTGCAAGGTGAAAGGCATATCACTGAATCACACGACGAGCTCGAAAATCAACTTCAAGGCCAACAAGCGGATGGTGGTAGAAGCCGCTGCACCCATTCCCTTGGAGTATCGCGCCATTCGTCCAACGGAACTGCACGCAGTCGTGACGCGCTCAGAGCGCAAAACGTGTAAACCGGTTTACGTGAAAAGGCATTGTTGCGTCACAAGTTTCGATACGCTGCCCTACGGTTACCACACTGGATGA